The genome window TTACATGGATCGATGACCCAGGCAGCAGAAATGCTGGGCTACGCCCAGTCCAGTGTTACGGCCCGTATCCGCAAACTGGAGGCGAACTTGAAGGTAGATTTATTTTACCGTAATGCCAAAGGCGTGCAGCTTACTCCCGCCGGTCAGATATTCCTGGAGCAAGGACTAAAAATAAACCAACTCATGGAAGAGTTATACTCCCGCCTGAATCCAGCCAAAACTCCCGGCGGTTTGTTGCGTCTCGGCGCTATGGAAACAACGGCTGCCACCCGCCTTCCTTCCCTGCTAAAGAAATACCATTCCTTATATGACCATGTGGAACTGTCACTTCAGACCGGGCCCACTGAATACTTAATCAATCAGCTCCTGCATTACGAGCTTGACCTTGCTTTTGTCGCAGCGCCCGTCAATCATCCAGAAATCACTGAGATTGAAAGTTTTAACGAAGAGATGGTTCTGGTTGCCGAGAAAAAAGAAACTATCC of Propionispora vibrioides contains these proteins:
- a CDS encoding LysR family transcriptional regulator, which codes for MDLDDIKVFRQVALHGSMTQAAEMLGYAQSSVTARIRKLEANLKVDLFYRNAKGVQLTPAGQIFLEQGLKINQLMEELYSRLNPAKTPGGLLRLGAMETTAATRLPSLLKKYHSLYDHVELSLQTGPTEYLINQLLHYELDLAFVAAPVNHPEITEIESFNEEMVLVAEKKETIQDIPEIMRNRTILVFRPGCSYRALLERYLLESNSAPLRRFEFGSLEAIIGGVSAGIGISLLPRSVIEDKLQSNTLTAYELPAHLRSCPTMLIRRKDVVQTAAMTHFTDLLWAENR